In Paenibacillus ihbetae, the following are encoded in one genomic region:
- the eno gene encoding phosphopyruvate hydratase produces MTIISDVYAREVLDSRGNPTVEVEVYLESGAIGRAIVPSGASTGVHEAVELRDDDKSRYLGKGVLKAVENVNEIIAPEVIGMDALDQLGIDKLMIALDGTPNKGKLGANAILAVSMAVARAAADALDLPLYVYLGGFNAKQLPVPMMNIVNGGAHADNNVDVQEFMVLPVGAPSFKEALRMGAEIFHNLKSVLKGKGLNTAVGDEGGFAPNFTSNEDALSSIIEAIEKAGYTPGKDVFLGMDVASTEFFKDGKYVLEGEGKSFTPAEFVDLLASWVDKYPIITIEDGCSEDDWEGWKLLTEKLGNKIQLVGDDLFVTNTERLERGIKEGIGNSILIKVNQIGTLTETFDAIEMAKRAGYTAVVSHRSGESEDSTIADIAVATNAGQIKTGAPSRTDRVAKYNQLLRIEDQLGELAQYNGLKSFYNLKQQ; encoded by the coding sequence ATGACTATTATTTCTGACGTATATGCTCGCGAAGTCCTTGACTCCCGCGGCAACCCGACTGTAGAGGTTGAAGTATACCTGGAATCCGGCGCAATCGGACGCGCGATCGTTCCATCCGGCGCTTCCACTGGCGTTCACGAGGCGGTTGAGCTTCGCGACGACGACAAATCCCGTTACCTGGGCAAAGGCGTTCTGAAAGCTGTTGAGAACGTGAACGAGATCATCGCTCCTGAAGTAATCGGCATGGACGCGCTTGACCAGCTCGGCATCGACAAGCTGATGATCGCTTTGGACGGAACGCCTAACAAAGGCAAGCTCGGCGCAAACGCGATCCTGGCTGTATCCATGGCTGTAGCGCGCGCTGCTGCTGACGCATTGGATCTTCCGCTGTACGTATACCTTGGCGGATTCAACGCCAAACAGCTTCCAGTACCAATGATGAACATCGTGAACGGCGGCGCTCATGCCGACAACAACGTAGACGTTCAAGAGTTCATGGTACTGCCTGTGGGCGCACCTAGCTTCAAAGAAGCGCTTCGCATGGGTGCTGAAATCTTCCACAACCTGAAGTCCGTTCTGAAAGGCAAAGGCCTGAACACGGCAGTTGGCGACGAAGGCGGTTTTGCTCCAAACTTCACGTCCAACGAAGATGCACTGTCCTCCATTATCGAAGCGATCGAAAAAGCTGGCTACACGCCAGGCAAAGACGTATTCCTGGGTATGGACGTTGCTTCCACGGAATTCTTCAAGGACGGCAAATACGTTCTGGAAGGCGAAGGCAAATCCTTCACGCCTGCGGAATTCGTTGACCTGCTCGCTTCTTGGGTAGACAAATACCCAATCATCACCATCGAAGACGGATGCTCCGAGGACGATTGGGAAGGTTGGAAGCTGCTCACTGAGAAGCTGGGCAACAAAATTCAGCTGGTTGGTGACGACCTGTTCGTTACGAACACTGAGCGTCTGGAGAGAGGTATCAAGGAAGGTATCGGTAATTCCATCCTGATCAAGGTTAACCAAATCGGTACATTGACTGAAACCTTCGATGCAATCGAAATGGCAAAACGCGCAGGCTACACCGCTGTTGTCTCCCACCGTTCCGGTGAGTCCGAGGACAGCACGATCGCTGACATCGCTGTTGCTACCAACGCAGGTCAGATCAAGACGGGTGCACCTTCCCGTACGGACCGCGTAGCGAAGTACAACCAATTGCTTCGCATCGAAGACCAATTGGGCGAGCTTGCTCAATACAACGGCTTGAAGTCGTTCTACAACTTGAAGCAACAATAA
- a CDS encoding M50 family metallopeptidase, with product MNKWIKALLFLVGAAILTRLIPFSSWFRILDTMIHELGHALMTLLMSGRVLSIELNPDHSGVTYSMLSSGGWSPVIVSLAGYISASVFAILMFLGYARKRQGEGLMTITALAVIMIIFFVHKGYGLWWLIIFIIVNLIFYMLGPKIRNFYYLLLAFLVLEESVMGPLTLAIRALSQPSQAGDASNLANMTVVPAIIWALLFFVFSLWCAKVALQLFWKKR from the coding sequence ATGAATAAATGGATCAAGGCACTATTATTTCTGGTAGGAGCGGCCATTCTGACCCGGCTGATCCCCTTCTCTTCCTGGTTCCGCATCCTCGATACGATGATTCACGAACTGGGACACGCACTCATGACCCTCCTCATGTCCGGCCGAGTGCTCAGCATTGAGCTGAACCCCGATCACAGCGGCGTCACGTATTCCATGCTGTCCTCGGGGGGCTGGAGTCCTGTTATTGTCTCGCTGGCAGGGTATATATCGGCCTCCGTGTTCGCCATTCTCATGTTCCTGGGATATGCCCGTAAGCGGCAGGGCGAAGGCTTAATGACCATTACCGCGCTGGCGGTTATTATGATTATTTTCTTCGTACACAAGGGGTATGGGCTGTGGTGGCTCATTATTTTCATCATAGTCAATCTTATCTTCTACATGCTGGGACCGAAAATCCGTAATTTCTATTACCTGCTTCTGGCCTTTCTCGTGCTCGAGGAGTCCGTCATGGGGCCGTTGACCTTGGCCATACGGGCGCTGAGCCAGCCATCGCAAGCAGGAGACGCAAGCAATCTGGCCAATATGACTGTGGTTCCCGCGATTATCTGGGCCCTGCTGTTCTTCGTCTTTTCTCTGTGGTGCGCCAAGGTGGCGCTGCAGCTGTTCTGGAAGAAGCGATGA
- the gpmI gene encoding 2,3-bisphosphoglycerate-independent phosphoglycerate mutase gives MTAPRPVALIIMDGFGLRNTEAGNAVAQANKPNYDRYLKQYPNTTLTACGEAVGLPEGQMGNSEVGHLNIGAGRIVYQDLTRISKSIREGEFFENDTLVEAVRAAKNSGKKLHLYGLVSDGGVHSHIEHMFAMLDLAKKEGMQDVYIHGFMDGRDVAPDSGKQFVKDLIAKIQEVGVGQIATLSGRYYAMDRDKRWDRVEKAYRAMVYGEGPKYTDPLKAITESYEKSVYDEFVEPTVIVDDQGQPISLVESGDSVVFLNFRPDRAIQLSQVFTNKDFRGFDRGPGFPQNLHFVCLTLFSETVEGFVAYKPKDLDNTLGEVLVQHNKKQLRIAETEKYPHVTFFFSGGRDVELPGETRILINSPKVATYDLKPEMSAYEVADACVKEIEAEKHDAIILNFANPDMVGHSGMLEPTKKAVEVTDECVGKVVEAVLAKGGVAIITADHGNADMVFDENGRPFTAHTTNPVPFIVTDENVTLREGGILADIAPTILDLMDLPKPAEMTGTSMIAARK, from the coding sequence ATGACAGCTCCAAGACCAGTAGCCCTGATCATCATGGATGGTTTCGGGCTTCGCAACACCGAAGCAGGCAATGCAGTCGCTCAAGCGAACAAGCCGAATTACGACCGGTACCTGAAGCAGTATCCGAACACGACGCTTACCGCTTGCGGCGAAGCGGTCGGCTTGCCGGAAGGCCAGATGGGGAACTCCGAAGTGGGCCACCTGAACATCGGCGCAGGCCGGATCGTGTATCAGGATCTGACCCGGATCTCAAAGTCGATTCGGGAAGGCGAGTTCTTCGAGAACGATACGCTGGTCGAGGCGGTTCGCGCGGCAAAAAACAGCGGCAAGAAGCTTCATCTGTACGGGCTTGTGTCGGATGGCGGGGTACATAGCCACATCGAGCATATGTTTGCGATGCTGGACCTGGCCAAGAAGGAAGGCATGCAGGACGTTTACATCCATGGCTTCATGGACGGACGGGATGTAGCGCCTGACAGCGGCAAGCAGTTCGTGAAAGATCTCATTGCGAAGATCCAGGAAGTGGGCGTTGGACAGATCGCTACATTGTCCGGACGCTATTACGCGATGGACCGCGACAAGCGTTGGGATCGTGTGGAGAAGGCTTACCGCGCCATGGTATACGGAGAAGGACCGAAGTACACCGATCCGCTCAAAGCGATTACCGAATCGTATGAGAAATCCGTATATGACGAATTCGTCGAGCCTACGGTGATCGTTGATGACCAAGGCCAGCCGATAAGCCTGGTGGAAAGCGGCGATTCGGTCGTCTTCCTGAACTTCCGTCCTGACCGCGCGATTCAATTGTCCCAGGTGTTCACGAATAAGGATTTCCGCGGCTTCGACCGTGGTCCGGGATTCCCGCAGAACCTGCATTTCGTGTGCTTGACCCTGTTCAGCGAAACGGTGGAGGGCTTCGTTGCCTACAAGCCGAAGGATCTGGACAACACGCTGGGCGAAGTGCTGGTGCAGCATAACAAAAAGCAGCTGCGCATTGCGGAAACCGAGAAATATCCGCACGTGACGTTCTTCTTCAGCGGCGGACGCGATGTCGAGCTTCCGGGCGAAACGCGCATCCTGATCAATTCGCCGAAGGTAGCAACCTATGACCTCAAGCCGGAGATGAGCGCTTATGAGGTCGCAGATGCGTGCGTGAAGGAAATCGAAGCTGAGAAGCATGATGCGATTATTCTGAACTTTGCGAACCCGGACATGGTCGGCCACTCGGGCATGCTCGAGCCAACCAAGAAGGCGGTTGAAGTGACGGATGAGTGCGTCGGCAAAGTGGTTGAGGCCGTCTTGGCTAAAGGCGGAGTCGCCATCATTACGGCTGACCACGGCAATGCGGACATGGTCTTTGACGAGAATGGACGCCCATTCACGGCTCATACCACCAACCCGGTTCCGTTCATCGTTACCGATGAGAACGTGACGCTGCGCGAAGGCGGCATTCTGGCCGATATCGCTCCGACGATCCTCGACCTGATGGATCTGCCGAAGCCGGCTGAAATGACCGGAACTTCCATGATTGCGGCGCGTAAATAA
- the tpiA gene encoding triose-phosphate isomerase, with amino-acid sequence MRTPIIAGNWKMFKTVPEAKAFFEEVKGKAEVEGVESVICAPFTNLPALVEAAKGTNIKIGAQNLHFEDNGAFTGEISGLMLKDLGVDYVIIGHSERRQYFAETDEIVNKKVHAAFRHGLLPIVCVGEKLEEREAGQTKDVCKVQTEAAFAGLPADQAVHVVIAYEPIWAIGTGKSSTAEDANEVIAYIRELVKGLYGESVAAQVRIQYGGSVKPENVAEYMGQSDIDGALVGGASLQPASYIALVEGAK; translated from the coding sequence GTGAGAACACCTATCATAGCTGGCAACTGGAAAATGTTTAAGACGGTTCCAGAAGCAAAGGCTTTTTTCGAAGAGGTTAAAGGCAAAGCGGAAGTAGAAGGCGTGGAGAGCGTGATCTGCGCACCGTTTACGAATCTTCCGGCTTTGGTGGAAGCAGCCAAAGGAACGAACATCAAGATCGGCGCGCAAAACCTCCATTTTGAAGATAACGGCGCATTTACAGGCGAAATCAGCGGTTTGATGCTGAAAGACCTGGGCGTTGATTATGTCATTATCGGACATTCCGAGCGACGCCAATACTTTGCGGAAACCGATGAGATCGTGAACAAGAAGGTTCATGCGGCATTCCGTCACGGCTTGCTGCCGATCGTATGCGTAGGCGAGAAGCTGGAAGAGCGTGAAGCCGGCCAAACGAAAGATGTGTGCAAGGTACAGACCGAGGCCGCATTTGCAGGTCTTCCTGCAGACCAAGCGGTTCATGTTGTCATTGCTTACGAGCCAATCTGGGCTATCGGTACAGGCAAATCTTCCACGGCTGAGGATGCTAACGAAGTGATTGCCTATATCCGCGAGCTCGTTAAGGGCTTGTACGGTGAAAGTGTTGCAGCTCAAGTACGGATTCAGTACGGCGGCAGCGTGAAGCCTGAAAATGTAGCGGAGTATATGGGACAAAGCGACATCGACGGCGCGCTCGTCGGCGGTGCAAGTCTTCAGCCGGCTTCCTACATCGCACTCGTTGAGGGGGCGAAGTAA